From Selenomonadales bacterium, one genomic window encodes:
- a CDS encoding ATP-binding cassette domain-containing protein, translating to MAKRPPTEELPREKRAADSDTAVTFDSVSFAYADDASLALDGVTFSIEKGATVAFVGESGGGKSTIFRLLLGLYGATSGAIAVNGRAIGDYTLEELRDVFALVPQEATLFSGTIYDNITCGRVDVDEADVLRAARAAHADDFVSGLALNYRSEVGERGGNLSGGQRQRIAIARALLKNAPILLLDEATASIDNESESLVWSALETLMAGRTTLLIAHRLSTAQKADLIFVLAGGKIVEQGTHSSLLQKGGHYARLHAAAS from the coding sequence GTGGCAAAGCGACCTCCTACCGAGGAACTCCCGCGCGAGAAGCGCGCCGCTGATTCGGATACGGCCGTCACATTCGACAGCGTCTCTTTTGCCTATGCTGATGATGCGAGTCTTGCCCTAGACGGTGTTACCTTTAGCATAGAGAAAGGTGCCACGGTCGCCTTCGTCGGTGAAAGCGGGGGCGGCAAGAGCACGATTTTTAGACTTCTGCTTGGGCTGTATGGGGCGACGAGCGGTGCGATAGCCGTTAACGGTAGGGCTATCGGCGACTATACGCTAGAGGAGCTGCGCGACGTGTTCGCGCTAGTTCCCCAGGAGGCCACGTTGTTTTCCGGAACTATTTACGACAACATTACCTGCGGGCGGGTCGACGTAGACGAGGCAGATGTCCTGCGCGCGGCACGCGCTGCCCACGCAGATGATTTTGTCTCCGGGCTTGCACTTAACTACCGCAGCGAAGTCGGCGAGCGCGGGGGCAATCTGTCGGGAGGACAGAGGCAGCGCATCGCCATCGCGCGGGCGTTGCTGAAGAACGCCCCGATTTTACTGCTAGACGAGGCGACGGCAAGTATCGACAATGAATCCGAGAGCCTGGTGTGGTCTGCGCTGGAGACACTTATGGCCGGGCGCACTACGCTGCTAATCGCGCACCGACTCTCAACCGCCCAAAAAGCCGACCTCATCTTCGTTCTGGCAGGCGGCAAAATAGTAGAGCAAGGCACCCACAGCTCCCTCCTGCAGAAGGGAGGCCATTACGCGCGCCTCCACGCCGCCGCAAGCTGA